CTGGAGCGCGGGTGAAGAAGGCGTGCAGCAGGCATTCAATGACTTTTTCTCCAACCGCCTGGTGTGGCTGTTTTACCTGATCTGGCGGAAATACCGCTATTACGTGCGCTATAACGCTGGCGCGACCGACCAGTTTTCAGACTGGATGTTCTCGCTGATCGGGATTGGCGGCGATGAAAGCCGTGGCAAGGCCGATGTGCCCTGGGCAAAGCTTTTGACCTATCTGGGCGTGGTTGCCGGGCGGGTGCGTTCGGCGGAAATGGTCAGCGGTGTGATCGCGCATGCCTTTTCCCTGCCTGATGTATCGATCCGCCAGCTTGAACTGCGCAAGGTCGAAATCCCGCAGGATCAGCGAGCGCGCATGGGAAGTGTGAATATGTCGCTGGGCCAGGATTTTGTCATTGGCCGTTTCGTCGAAGACCGCGCCGGTAAATTTACCGTGGTTCTTCGCAATCTGACCTTCCAGCGGTTCCGCGATTTTCTGCCCAGCGGCAAGGATTATGCCCGCCTGAAAGAACTGGTGGAATTCCTGCTGAAAGACCAGCTGGCCTACGACATCGAACTTAATCTTCAGCGCAATGAAGTCCCGGCATTCAAGCTGGGCTGCCCGGACACAGCAAGCCTGGGCTGGACAACATTTATCGGAAATACGCAGCGCGAGGGGCTGAAGCCCGTGGTGCTGCAGGCACGAGGGTAAGAACGGGACAAACGATGAAAGCAAAGTTTCAAATCGAAAATGTGCATGACGCGGTACCCGCATTTCCCGTCAGTTTTGTGTTTTCGCAGCGGGGCGGGCTGATTGGCTCGGCACCGGATTCAACCTGGCAGATCCAGGATAGCGATGGTGCCATCCCCGAAACCGCTGCACGCATCATGGTGGCAGACGGGCATTTCACCATTGAACGGGTGTCAAACGCCAATATCCGTGTCAACCGTGCCAAGGCCCCCATTCCCACCGGCCGCCCGGTGATTTTGTCGGACAAGGACGAAGTCCAGATCGAAAACCTGAAATGCACCGTCAGCACCGGACAAAGCGAATATCTCGATGCGCGCCCGGTCAGTGTGCATTCGATGGTCGGGGCAGAATATGGCAACCGTGAAGGCCTGGTGCGCGACAGTGTTTATGTCGAAGCCCGCCCGGTGGAGGCATCGGCCCCCACGCGTGAAACCCGCGATGACCCGATGGAGGTTCTTGATGAACGCCGGGTCGCCCGCCAGCAGACCGACCCCCTTTCCGCCTTTTCCGAAGCACAGCGCGCCCGCCAGAGCGACGATGAAATCCTGCTGCAGGATGATGTCAATCTGCGCCG
This genomic window from Thalassospira marina contains:
- the tssG gene encoding type VI secretion system baseplate subunit TssG; its protein translation is MDGPYRQSAPHMIDDLKANPQRYSFFRAVDILLKASGQQVEERALQTQKVEDLIFRVAPGLGFPASDVVSLRPVDEEAGDELEMTVSFLGLHGPSSPLPSHMLETAAWSAGEEGVQQAFNDFFSNRLVWLFYLIWRKYRYYVRYNAGATDQFSDWMFSLIGIGGDESRGKADVPWAKLLTYLGVVAGRVRSAEMVSGVIAHAFSLPDVSIRQLELRKVEIPQDQRARMGSVNMSLGQDFVIGRFVEDRAGKFTVVLRNLTFQRFRDFLPSGKDYARLKELVEFLLKDQLAYDIELNLQRNEVPAFKLGCPDTASLGWTTFIGNTQREGLKPVVLQARG